From a region of the Triticum aestivum cultivar Chinese Spring chromosome 7D, IWGSC CS RefSeq v2.1, whole genome shotgun sequence genome:
- the LOC123167386 gene encoding uncharacterized protein: protein MGEVKEKEALAAEILEDHRKGSSDDSLPPTGLDLNQGFSEGSDDGGDDDDGGSTSEVAGGGRSSSNNNSANHESESSRGRHDKAEGSGERVPTVRQYNRSKHPRLRWTPDLHMAFLHAVERLGGQERATPKLVLQMMNVRGLSIAHVKSHLQMYRSKKIEHESSHERAAMSSVFSPMNFHMRRGDHPFHDMFFQRAAGSTLSSRFNDGGVFAPRNAGLPDASRIYGLLQHRQHPLQTFDFKNSTSLRNQEWAFTQHAAAARARAVNDNGPGKGLIHEMIFRKDGKPTSHLFDVRDAAASSGTTSPSTTTTSQADRRPDGAKMGSMNWIGSSSRPVSKTMSATGLEQGGHAQLPFRWRGAAGSNGCHPNGNTGRTTSSSDPVVTCEAGSPLLLPKQGVPRTPAKATEETSIGAEARKTKTSAAAEENGWAPELQLSLSPNAAADTVEKGKKRNSAGQEVSSDKVPLSLSLSLHGGVVDDDDGGGRDGRRLEVATGSSSKKAALGLSTLDLTMSIKALE from the exons ATGGGGGAGGTGAAGGAGAAGGAGGCGCTGGCAGCGGAGATCCTTGAAGACCATCGGAAGGGATCTTCCGATGACTCCCTACCACCCACGGGGCTGGACCTCAACCAAGGCTTCAGCGAGGGAAGCGACGACGGGggagacgacgacgatggcggtaGCACCAGCGAGGTTGCTGGAGGAGGCAGGAGCTCAAGCAACAACAACAGCGCCAACCATGAATCAGAAAGCAGCAGGGGTCGTCATGACAAGGCCGAGGGCAGCGGCGAGAGGGTGCCCACGGTGCGGCAGTACAACCGGTCGAAGCACCCCCGGCTCCGCTGGACGCCGGACCTCCACATGGCGTTCCTCCATGCCGTCGAGCGGCTGGGCGGCCAAGAGA GAGCAACGCCAAAGCTGGTGCTTCAGATGATGAATGTGAGGGGGCTCAGCATTGCTCATGTGAAAAGTCACTTGCAG ATGTACAGAAGCAAAAAGATAGAACACGAGTCCAGCCACGAGAGGGCAGCCATGTCCTCAG TCTTTTCGCCCATGAATTTCCACATGAGGAGAGGGGACCATCCATTCCACGACATGTTCTTCCAGCGAGCTGCCGGCTCGACGCTCTCCTCCAGGTTCAACGATGGTGGGGTCTTCGCGCCGAGAAATGCCGGCTTGCCGGACGCTAGCCGGATTTACGGGCTCCTCCAACACCGGCAGCATCCATTACAAACCTTCGACTTCAAGAACAGCACGAGCCTTAG GAATCAAGAATGGGCGTTCACCCAGCACGCAGCGGCGGCGAGGGCACGCGCGGTTAATGACAATGGTCCGGGGAAAGGGCTAATCCACGAGATGATCTTCAGGAAGGACGGCAAGCCGACGTCGCATTTGTTCGACGTGAGGGACGCCGCCGCCTCCAGCGGGACGACGTCGCCGTCAACAACAACCACGAGCCAGGCCGACCGTAGGCCAGATGGCGCAAAGATGGGAAGCATGAATTGGATCGGCAGCAGCTCTCGGCCGGTCTCGAAGACAATGTCGGCTACTGGTTTGGAGCAGGGCGGCCACGCTCAGCTCCCATTTAGATGGCGAGGTGCCgccggcagcaatggctgccaccCCAACGGCAACACTGGCAGAACAACGTCATCTTCAGATCCCGTGGTGACATGTGAAGCAGGTTCCCCGCTCTTG CTGCCGAAGCAGGGAGTGCCGAGGACTCCAGCCAAAGCTACTGAGGAGACGAGCATCGGAGCAGAGGCGAGGAAGACGAAGACATCGGCTGCGGCGGAGGAGAACGGGTGGGCGCCAGAGTTGCAGCTAAGCCTGAGCCCCAACGCGGCGGCAGACACTGTAGAAAAGGGCAAGAAGAGGAACAGCGCTGGGCAGGAGGTGAGCAGCGACAAGGTGCCACTCTCTCTCTCGCTGTCATTACATGGTGGCGTcgtcgacgacgacgacggtggtggCCGGGATGGCAGGAGGTTAGAGGTAGCGACAGGTAGCAGCAGCAAGAAGGCCGCTCTGGGGCTGAGTACTTTGGATCTGACCATGTCAATCAAGGCATTGGAGTGA